The genomic region GAGCCTCAAGCGAGATGCTGAACTGATCGCTGACGTTCCCCAGTTCGGAAACGCTGAGCGTGCGGGATTCCGGCGCAGTAAGACGAATCGGCAGCTGGTACGTTACCGCGTTATCGATCAGGGCTCCGGGTGTCGTCTCGACCCCGGCAGGGTCGGACGAGCGGATGAAGTTGTTTGGCGCATCCATGGTGTTTGCCGGTTGCGGGTTGGTGTTTCCGGCGCGGTCGCTCACACTGCCGGCACCAACGCCGAGCGTGACCGTCCCTGCGGCATCCGCCCGCACGGTCACGGACCACCGGGTGTTTGTGGAGGCATCTGCGGAAGCCGGCACGACGCTCACGATCTCTGCCGCCGCCTGGCCAAGGTCAAGCGCGCCGCGCAGTGCGTCGTTGGCAAGTGGCTCGGAGGAGAGCACCTCAAATCGCAACGAACGGCTCCACGAAGGATCAGCCTGAGTCTCCGCCTGCTGCACCCAGAGTTGTGGGCCGCAGGTGTCTGCACCGGCTACCTCAACCGTTCGGGAGAGCGGCGACACGTTTCCGAGGGCGTCAACGGTCTGCAACCGCAGTTTGGCGCCACCCAGCGAGTACGGATAGGTCAGCTGGACGCCGTCGGCACCCCAGTCCGCGTCGCTATTCACGGCTACGCCGCCAAGATAGTTCTCTGCGCCGTTTACGCCACCGGCAAAGGCATCAACTCGGATCGGGTACGCCGGTTGGCCTCCCCCCGCTTGGGGTCGCTGGGTCGTGACGGTGAGCTGACACGCCCCCGGCTCAAACGCTGCGGCACTCGGGAAGGCGGTGCGAACATTGCCGTTTGCGTTGGCCACATGCACAGGGTTCGCAATATCGCCTGGCAGCTCTGCCGAGTTTGTCGCCGACTCCGTGTATCCACCAACGGAGCTCAACGTGTTCCGATCGAGCGCAACGCTCGGGCCCCCCGTTGAAGTTACCGAGATGACCTGCCCGACCGCGTTGCGATTCCAGCCGAAAAATGCGTTGTCGGTTACCGAGACGCGGCCGGCAGATGAGCCTCCGCCGGCAATCTGCACCGCAGGCCCGGTTGGCACCCAGGCCGTCGTGTTGCTGAAGACGTTGTGATCGATACTCAGGCTCGAACCAGGCGCAGGTTCCTGGACCAGCCGAATATCGCTGTTCCGGTCGCTGTAGATTGATGCGGCCGCCAGCGTGTTTTGGAACGTATTGCCGCTCACCCGCGAGGTTCCGCCCGTCTGGATTCGATCGCCGCTAATGGGCACGTTACTGTCGTACCCGGCACCGCGACGAAAATCCAGAAAGCTGCTGTCACGGATGTCAAGATCGTCGACCCTGACCGTGCCCGCATCCCATTTGCCAAGCCCGTATGCAAGATTATTGGCGTCTCGGTTCTCCCACGAGAAGGTCGATTCGGTGATGCTCAGTCCGTGGATCGGCTCACCGGCGTTTCCTGACTGGGCAACGACGTTGATTCCTGCACGCCACATCGAATCAATCGTGACGGCGTGCACGCGTGTCTGCGTTGACCCGCCAACCACGTTAATTCCGCGTTCCGTTGCATAGGCGAGGCCGCCGCTCCCCGCCGGCCCGTTCGCAATGGTGCCGTGTTCGATGAGCACGTTTGTCGCGGTCTTTCCAACCGAGATCGCTGACTCAGCGCCCGCGATATTAGTGAAGTTTCTCAGCACCTGGTCTGTTCCCGTGAATGACAGTGTGGTGCCAAGGAGTCCACCGTCGCCGGGCGGAAGTAGCTCAAGTCGATTCTGGAGGTCAATAACCACGTTGCCTGAGAACCACAGGATGCTGCCGTAGATGTCGCCGTCAATGCTCCCACCGACGATAGTGTTCATGGCCGCCTGACCCTGAATCATCCCGCTGAAACCGGTTGGCGTGTTTGTCGCGGAGTTGGTAAGCAAGACGATGCCGTCATTCGCGAAGCTGCCATCGAGCTGACGAATCGAACCGGCAGCGGTTGGAGTGGCAAGCGTGACCAGCACCTGTTGCGTTGGGTCGAGGTCGGTCAGCGCGTTGGCCTCTTGCGCGGCGGCGAGGAGCGTACACGTTGAGCCGTAGGTCGCGGCGGTTGCACAGACCCCGTCACCTGGAGTGGCATCGGGAATCAGCCGGACATCGTCGACTCGCAGCGTGTGATCGTATCCGTTAGCGGATGGGGCCGCCGCAGCGGGAAGCGCGCCAACCCCGGTCAGCTCAACACCAGCTGAGGCGGCGAGCGCACCTGCCAGCACCAGTGCAACGCCAACGACGAAGGACCGTGGCCGTGTGTGATTCCGCCTCAGATGCACCCGCATGGTTGATGTGTTTCCCCTCAAACGTATGTTCAGACTGCGCAGCAACATCGCGGCTACAGCTCAAGATCAGTCAAAATTGGAGCCCCGACGCGTGTTCCGTCCTCTCCCGTATACACGGAACGCACGGGACGAGCCTTTTCGACGGATTGGAGCGTCGAATTATCAAGCAGGCGGATTCGGCTCACGCCGTCAGTTGCCGCAATGCGATGCGTGAAGCTCAGGCCGTCGGTGACGGTTACCGAGCTCTGTGGCAGCGCATCAACAATCAGCACCGTCTCTGACCTCGACTTGTCGAGCTCAATCATCGGTGCCGTGAGTTCAAATGCTTGTGCATCGGTCTCGTGGCTGTAGGTCAGCGTCGCCCGGTCTTTCTGCCGCACGACGAGGGTGTTTCCTCCGGCGATGCCACCCCGTGTGGTGGTCACCGACCACGTTCCGTCAGGTGCGATCGCGCTATCGTTCGCGACGCCGTTGACGAGCACGCTCACGGTGGCTCCTGGGATTCCCGTGCCGGTCACGATCGGGAGGAAGCGGGTATCCGCCGTGTCAACGCTGGCAACGACCGGGGTGGGGAGGACCTGGCCGTTGCGCACTATAAAGGCCCGCGTTGCCGTGTCCGACCTATCCTCGCCGCTGACCTGCTGGTACGCATGCACGGTGTATTCGCCGTCGGGAAGCGTCTCAGAGCTGAGCGACCACGAGCCTGCCGCCGTCGTCTGCACGACGCGCTCCTGGTAGGCGGCTTCGTCGCCTGAAACGAACAGGGTTACCTCGGATCCGGCCGTTGCGTATCCGGTGAGGAGCGGGGCTGACGTCGCAAACACGGTGCGCTCGTCAAACGAGTATGTTGGGGCTTCGGTTCCTGCCACAACTGGGATCGAGAAGAGCGCAGCCGTCTCGGCCTCCCCCTGTCGCTGGGTCCAGTCGCTGCGGTCAACGACCGTTGGGTCCTGTGCGGGGTTGTCGCTCGTGCCGTCCCGCTCCGCGGAAGGAGTCGGTTGCTCCTGCGCTGAGGAGCTTCCGGTTACGGGGTTATCGGCCGCGGATTCCGAGGGCTTCGCCACGGTTGATAACACAATTGCGGCCGAGATCACCCCCGCAATGAGCACCCCAGCTGCGGCGAGCAGGGCGACCTTGGTGCCACCGATTGTTGCGGTCTGTGTGGTGCCAGAGACAACCTGTGTTGCGGCTTGAGCCGAGGATGCCGGCGCGGCGAGTGATGCGGTGAGGCCGGCGGCCATCCCCCCGGTCAGCAGCAGCGGGAGAACCACAGAGTGCAGGCGAGAAGCCGTTGACTCGGCTTCGGCCAGCACCTTGCTGCAGCTTGCACAGGTTGCCAGGTGCGCCAGCAGCTTCTCGCTCCGCTTTTCGGTGAGCGTTCCTAACAGGTATGCCGGGAGCCGGTCGATTGTTTCAACGCATGCTGCAGGCAGGTTGTTGTCGTTCAGGTGGGCCCGGATCCATGCCTGTCGAAGGCCGTCTCTCGCCCGGTATGAGAGGGCGGAAACACTATTCGGTGTCATGTTGAGCTTGGCAGCGATTGCCTGCGGCTTCAGCTCGAGCACTTCGGTGTACCACAGCACTTCTTGCCACTGCGTTGGCAGCGACGTAAATGCCTCTTTGATGATGCTTCGCTCGACGCGAGAGTCGGCATCGTCGCTCACGGTTTGCAGTGACTCGCTGCGTTCGGCTGACTCAAGGTCGACCAGTCGCCGCTGCTCGTTCCGCCATTTATTCGCAATGTTTCGGATGGTCACCTGCAGATACGTGCGAAAGGCCGTCTTTGGCCCTCCACCACGGGTCAGCGCGATATAAATCTTTGAATAGGCTTCTGCGACCACGTCATGTGGGTCAAGATCGGTGCTGAAGTAGCGGGCACTCACCAGCCCAGAAGCCGAATGTCGCGTCCAGAGCAGGGCGTAGGCGGCTCGGTTGCCCGTGCGGGCAAGATCAAGCAGCTCTTCGTCGCTGAGGTCGCTGTAGTGGTCGGTTGCCGAGCGGATTGAACCCACAACGGCGTTGTTGTCTTCGGCCGTTTTTGGGTTCACCGATGAAGCATCATTGCTGCGAATGGTACGTCGATGATCAGTCTGCTGTTGCGATTCGTCATCAAGTTGAAAACTCAAAACACCCCTTCCATCAACTACGTTGATCACCGAGCACGGCGTTTATGACGCGTTTTAAGAAACGTATTTCGATAAACGGTGCGCACCCCTCGCCGTAGCGAGCGTCTGCTGATTCTCCCCAGAATCCCCTAGACCATGTATTAAATCATACCGAGCAGCATATTTGCTGGGAAAACCGGCCAAACACCCACGCCGCATCGAGAAGGAGGTGCCGCCCCACGTAGGGGAGGGG from Lysinibacter cavernae harbors:
- a CDS encoding sigma-70 family RNA polymerase sigma factor, translated to MNPKTAEDNNAVVGSIRSATDHYSDLSDEELLDLARTGNRAAYALLWTRHSASGLVSARYFSTDLDPHDVVAEAYSKIYIALTRGGGPKTAFRTYLQVTIRNIANKWRNEQRRLVDLESAERSESLQTVSDDADSRVERSIIKEAFTSLPTQWQEVLWYTEVLELKPQAIAAKLNMTPNSVSALSYRARDGLRQAWIRAHLNDNNLPAACVETIDRLPAYLLGTLTEKRSEKLLAHLATCASCSKVLAEAESTASRLHSVVLPLLLTGGMAAGLTASLAAPASSAQAATQVVSGTTQTATIGGTKVALLAAAGVLIAGVISAAIVLSTVAKPSESAADNPVTGSSSAQEQPTPSAERDGTSDNPAQDPTVVDRSDWTQRQGEAETAALFSIPVVAGTEAPTYSFDERTVFATSAPLLTGYATAGSEVTLFVSGDEAAYQERVVQTTAAGSWSLSSETLPDGEYTVHAYQQVSGEDRSDTATRAFIVRNGQVLPTPVVASVDTADTRFLPIVTGTGIPGATVSVLVNGVANDSAIAPDGTWSVTTTRGGIAGGNTLVVRQKDRATLTYSHETDAQAFELTAPMIELDKSRSETVLIVDALPQSSVTVTDGLSFTHRIAATDGVSRIRLLDNSTLQSVEKARPVRSVYTGEDGTRVGAPILTDLEL